A stretch of Bordetella genomosp. 13 DNA encodes these proteins:
- the chrA gene encoding chromate efflux transporter codes for MTDSTNTLQHEAAAARGSPVEVFGAFLKLGLTSFGGPIAHLGYFRSEFVERRRWLDDRSYSDLVALCQFLPGPASSQVGMALGLGRAGWLGLLAAWAGFTLPSAIALILFAFGIAEYQGLAQSGWVHGLKVVAVAIVAQAVWGMAKSLCPDRPRAALAILAALLTMVLPSAAGQLAAIAVAGLLGWWTLKIAQPGGGHAHSYPVSRKLGIVALLLFAAPLVGLPLWAAATDSSTIALLEGVYRSGALVFGGGHVVLPLLQASVVPSGVVSNADFLAGYGAAQAVPGPLFTFSAYLGAVAHGPLHGWIGGLALLGTIFLPAFFMLVGALPFWEGLRHRAGIQTAMAGINAGVVGILVSALYDPVWTSAIHSKADFGLALLSFGLLTVGRVPPALVVLLAGLVGWVMAMGV; via the coding sequence ATGACAGATTCCACCAACACCTTGCAGCATGAGGCCGCTGCCGCGCGCGGCTCACCCGTCGAAGTCTTCGGCGCCTTCCTCAAGCTGGGGCTGACCTCCTTCGGCGGGCCGATCGCGCATCTGGGCTATTTCCGCTCGGAGTTCGTCGAGCGTCGCCGCTGGCTGGATGACCGCAGCTACTCCGATCTGGTCGCCCTGTGCCAGTTCCTGCCGGGGCCGGCCAGCAGCCAGGTCGGTATGGCGCTGGGGTTGGGCCGCGCGGGCTGGCTGGGGCTGCTGGCGGCCTGGGCCGGATTCACCTTGCCATCGGCGATTGCGCTGATCCTGTTCGCCTTTGGCATCGCCGAGTACCAGGGGCTGGCCCAGTCCGGCTGGGTGCACGGGCTCAAGGTCGTCGCCGTGGCCATCGTGGCGCAAGCGGTCTGGGGGATGGCCAAGTCGTTGTGCCCGGACCGGCCGCGCGCCGCGCTGGCCATTCTGGCGGCGCTGCTGACCATGGTCCTGCCCTCGGCCGCGGGACAGCTTGCCGCCATCGCGGTGGCAGGGCTGCTGGGCTGGTGGACATTGAAGATCGCGCAACCCGGCGGCGGCCACGCCCACAGCTACCCCGTCTCGCGCAAGCTGGGCATCGTGGCGCTGCTGCTGTTTGCCGCACCGCTCGTCGGGCTGCCCCTGTGGGCGGCAGCCACGGACTCGTCCACGATAGCCCTGCTGGAAGGGGTGTACCGCTCCGGTGCACTGGTCTTCGGCGGTGGACACGTTGTGCTGCCGCTGCTGCAGGCCTCGGTGGTGCCCAGCGGCGTCGTGAGCAATGCCGACTTCCTGGCCGGCTACGGTGCGGCGCAGGCCGTGCCGGGGCCGCTGTTCACTTTCTCGGCCTACCTCGGCGCGGTCGCCCACGGACCGCTGCATGGCTGGATCGGCGGGCTGGCACTCCTGGGCACGATCTTCCTCCCCGCTTTTTTCATGCTGGTCGGTGCACTGCCGTTCTGGGAAGGGCTGCGCCACCGCGCGGGCATCCAGACGGCCATGGCCGGCATCAACGCCGGCGTGGTCGGTATTCTGGTGTCCGCCCTCTATGACCCGGTATGGACGAGTGCCATCCACAGCAAGGCGGATTTTGGGCTGGCGCTGCTCTCGTTCGGACTGCTGACGGTGGGGCGCGTGCCGCCGGCGCTCGTGGTGCTGTTAGCCGGGCTGGTGGGCTGGGTCATGGCGATGGGCGTCTGA
- the arsC gene encoding arsenate reductase (glutaredoxin) (This arsenate reductase requires both glutathione and glutaredoxin to convert arsenate to arsenite, after which the efflux transporter formed by ArsA and ArsB can extrude the arsenite from the cell, providing resistance.), translating to MSNITIYHNPTCGTSRNVLALIRNSGEEPNVIEYLKTPPDRETLQRLITDMGAPMRAVLREKGTPYAELGLDDPKWGDEQLIGFMLQHPILINRPIVVTPLGTRLCRPSEAVLDILPQPQRGAFRKEDGEAVVDAEGRRV from the coding sequence ATGAGCAACATCACCATTTACCACAACCCCACCTGCGGCACGTCGCGCAACGTGCTGGCTCTGATCCGCAACAGCGGCGAAGAGCCGAACGTTATCGAATACCTGAAGACACCGCCTGACCGCGAAACGCTGCAACGCCTGATCACGGACATGGGCGCGCCAATGCGCGCCGTGCTGCGTGAGAAGGGTACGCCCTATGCGGAATTGGGCCTCGATGACCCGAAGTGGGGTGACGAGCAGTTGATTGGCTTCATGCTCCAGCACCCCATCCTCATCAACCGGCCCATCGTGGTGACCCCGCTGGGCACGCGCCTGTGCCGGCCCTCAGAGGCCGTGCTGGACATCCTGCCGCAGCCGCAGCGCGGCGCGTTCCGCAAGGAAGACGGCGAAGCCGTGGTGGATGCGGAGGGTCGCAGGGTCTGA
- a CDS encoding GNAT family N-acetyltransferase — translation MTIQLRHETADDIAAIEAVTTAAFADAPHTSHTEQFIVRALRAANELTLSIVAEEHGRVVGHVALSPVTITHEHRRKTEGWYGLGPISVLPPRQGRGIGSRLMEQALSELRAMQAAGCVLLGDPTYYTRFGFQAHAGLQLPGVPPGYFMALALHGTVPEGIAHYSDAFNAAA, via the coding sequence CTGACCATCCAGCTCCGACACGAAACCGCCGACGACATTGCCGCCATCGAAGCGGTCACGACCGCCGCCTTCGCTGATGCACCACACACCAGCCACACCGAGCAATTCATCGTGCGCGCCTTGCGTGCCGCCAACGAACTGACGCTTTCCATCGTGGCCGAAGAACATGGGCGCGTCGTCGGTCACGTCGCGCTGTCGCCAGTAACGATCACCCATGAGCACAGGCGAAAGACCGAGGGCTGGTATGGGTTGGGGCCGATCTCCGTCCTGCCGCCAAGGCAGGGGCGAGGCATCGGTTCGCGCCTGATGGAACAGGCGCTGTCTGAACTGCGGGCTATGCAGGCCGCAGGCTGCGTGCTGCTGGGAGATCCAACGTACTACACGCGCTTTGGCTTCCAGGCCCATGCGGGCTTGCAACTGCCGGGCGTGCCGCCCGGCTATTTCATGGCGCTGGCCCTGCATGGGACAGTGCCGGAAGGCATCGCGCACTACAGCGATGCCTTCAACGCCGCCGCCTGA
- a CDS encoding PadR family transcriptional regulator: MKEKPTPRAMEHHDLLSGLIRLHVLHHAAEQEIYGQWMIDELAHHGYRLSPGTLYPMLHKMERDGYLVSRQEREGRTVRKLYTITPKGKEGLALAKDRIREFTGEAMHK, translated from the coding sequence ATGAAAGAGAAACCTACTCCACGTGCCATGGAGCACCACGACCTGCTGTCGGGGCTGATCCGCCTGCATGTGCTGCACCACGCAGCCGAGCAGGAGATCTACGGGCAATGGATGATCGACGAGCTGGCCCACCACGGCTACCGCCTCTCCCCCGGAACGCTGTACCCGATGCTGCACAAGATGGAGCGCGACGGCTACCTCGTCTCCCGCCAGGAGCGTGAAGGGCGCACCGTGCGCAAGCTCTACACGATCACGCCCAAGGGCAAGGAAGGCTTGGCGCTGGCCAAGGACCGCATCCGGGAGTTCACCGGGGAGGCGATGCACAAATGA